One Esox lucius isolate fEsoLuc1 chromosome 1, fEsoLuc1.pri, whole genome shotgun sequence genomic region harbors:
- the LOC114830318 gene encoding uncharacterized protein LOC114830318, producing MRGGGIPRAARTVVSDEIRATIIDHVINHGLSLREAGERVQPNLSRSTVASIIRIFQQTNRMQRLPPSGGRGKLLNNDQELAIVEMVVANNAIKLHEIKTRIVEDHEIFANIESISLTTITRTLSKHRVQMKQLYTVPFERNSERVKELRRQYVQRVMELEANQAPHEFIYIDEAGFNLSKRRRRGRNIIGKRATVDVPGQRGANITMCAAMANTGLLLHRCQVGPYNTERLLAFLTSTP from the exons ATGCGTGGTGGTGGCATTCCAAGGGCTGCAAGAACAGTAGTCAGTGATGAAATTCGTGCCACTATCATTGACCATGTAATCAACCACGGTCTCTCACTAAGAGAGGCTGGTGAAAGAGTCCAACCCAATTTGAGTCGGTCAACGGTTGCCTCCATTATTCGCATCTttcaacaaaccaacag AATGCAACGTCTTCCACCCTCTGGGGGAAGAGGAAAGCTCCTCAATAATGATCAAGAGCTTGCCATTGTAGAAATGGTTGTTgcaaataatgcaattaaacTGCATGAAATCAAAACTAGAATTGTGGAGGACCATGAGATATTTGCCAATATAGAAAGCATCAGCCTCACAACCATTACGCGGACATTGTCCAAACACCGAGTGCAGATGAAGCAGCTCTACACTGTTCCCTTTgaaaggaacagtgagagagtCAAGGAGCTACGACGACAATATGTCCAG AGAGTTATGGAATTGGAAGCCAACCAGGCCCCTCATGAATTCATTTACATCGATGAGGCAGGATTCAATCTGTCCAAAAGGCGTCGACGTGGACGAAATATAATTGGAAAAAGGGCCACAGTTgatgtgccaggacagagaggggcaaaCATTACTATGTGTGCAGCAATGGCAAATACAGGATTACTCCTTCACAGATGCCAGGTTGGACCTTATAATACTGAGCGCCTCCTTgcgtttcttaca